One Candidatus Krumholzibacteriia bacterium genomic window, ACCACCTGACCGTGGATCAGTCGGTCGTCGATGCGAGCGAGCTTGATTGGCATGGTCAGAACTGGTCCGCGTCGATCGCGTTGATACTGTCGCGTCCGCGCGATGCGAGCTCGGATGGAAGACGTTCGAAATTGATTTCGGTTCTCTTGTTGAGGAAGGCGAGCAGCATTGGAAGGTTCACACCCGACACGATACGGACGTTTCGGTGCCTGCGCTCTATGGCCAGGGTGGCGTGACCGCAACTCCCGCCGATGAAGTCCACGAACATCACGTAGGAATCGTCCGGTCCTCCCGACTCGATGATGGCCTCCAGTTCGGAGGCCAGCGCCTCGGGCGCCTTGCCCTCATTGCTCACGGCGTGCACACCGGAGACCGACCCGTAGATGTGGTGCGCGGTCGCGATGAACTCCCGCGCGAGATTGCCATGTGTGACGACTATCGCCGATATCATCTTGCTGGCCGTTGCAGGGCGTGTCATTCAGTATCGAATCTCAAATAGTGCCTCGTCTGCTTGTCACTCTTCATCATGTCGATCAAAAGCGTGTTGAAGTTCTCGGCCGCATTGACGCCGTAGACCTTCAACATGTGGTTCATCGCGATTACTTCGGAGATTACCGTGATGTTCTTGCCGGGGAAAAGCGGAATTACCACCTGGGGCAGCTGCGCGCCCAGGATTTCCGTGGTCCGCTCGTCCAGACCGGCCCGGTTCCAGTCCTTCTTGGTGTCCCAGTCCTCCAGCAGCACCTCCACCTCGATGCGTTTCTGAACGCGCACCGAACGGATGCCAAACAGGTCCTGGACGTTGATGATCCCGATCCCGCGGATCTCCATGAAATGGCGCAGGTGCTGGTTACCGCGCCCGGTGAGCACGTCGTCGCTGATCTTGCGCACATGCACGGTGTCGTCCGCCACCAGACGGTGTCCGCGTTCCACCAGGTCCAGGGCGATCTCGCTCTTGCCGATGCCGCTGCGGCCCGTAAACAGGAGTCCGACACCGTAGACGTCAACCAGGGTGCCGTGGACCTCGGTGGTCTCGGCAAAGGCGTCGTCCAGGTACTTGGTCATCTCGTGGATGAAGGGGGTGGTCAGCATGCTGGTGCGCAGCACCGGCACCTTGTGGCTCACGGACGCCTTGAGCAGTTCGACGGGGATGTCGAGCTGCCGGGTCACGATGATGCACACCAGCGGAACCGAGAACAGCCGGTCCACCGCCTCCACCCGCACCTCGTCGGTGCGGGTGTTGAGGTAGAGGATCTCCGTCTCCCCCAGCACCTGGATGCGTTCGTTGAGGTAGTTCTGCATGAACCCGGCCAGCGCCAGTCCGGGCCGGTGGATGTCGGTGACGGTGGCCGGGATGGGCCCCTCCTCGACGCCATTGACCAGGCTCAATGCCAGCAGCTCCCGGGTTTCATCCAGGAGCTGCTTCACGGACAGAGTCTTCTTGCGGGTGGTGCTCATTCCCCTGGCTGTTCCGTCTCCGCCTCGGCTACCTCTCCGGAAACCTCGCCCAGACCGCGGTTGTGCTTGCGGCTCTTGAGCTTGCTGTGATGGCGCTTCAACTGCTCTTCAAGCTTGTCGACAGCACGGTCGACAGAAAGGTACATATCCTCCGATTCCGCGCGGCCGATCATGTCGCGGCCATTCACATGCAGGGTCAACTCCACCCGCTGGCGGTACTTCTCGAGCGAGAAAATGATGTGCACATTGACGATGTGATCGAAGTACTTCTTGAGGTTGAAAACCTTGCTCTCCGCGTAGTCCTTCAGCGCGGGAGCCAGGTCGTAGTGTCTTGCCGTCGTGGTAATGTTCATGACGACCCCTTTCTTAACATCATCGGCAATTGACGCCGTTCCGGATTCCCGGCACGGCGTTCGGAGGGGCGCAACGCAACAGTTTGCGCCTCGAAGAAAAATCATGTTTGGGAGGTAAAAGGCGGCGGATCGCCGAAGTTCGGGTGCCCGGGGTGCGATCGTTCGGTCGGGGAACGCTGCAACGTGGATCATCTGGCACTCCACACTTCCAAATCTACACTCCAACGCCCCACAGGGCAAGGCCGCGCACGCCACCGGGCGGCCAATATCAGTATTGTTTTCGCATCCGCGCCGGGAGGATGTTGAGTTGCTCCCGGTACTTGGCGACCGTCCGGCGGGCGATGTTGAGCCCGTCCTTCTTAAGCATATCGGCTATCTTCTGATCCGACAGCGGGGTACGCGCGCTCTCGGCCTCGATGATGCGCCGGATGTGGTCCTTGGCGCTCTTGGCCGACACCTCCCCGCCGTCCTGGGTGCTCAGGCTGGAGGAGAAGAAAAACTTGAGCTCGAAGACGCCCCGTGGCGTCTGCACGTACTTGTTGGTGGTCACACGGCTCACCGTGGACTCGTGCATGCCGATCTCGCTCGCCACCTGCTGCAGGGTGAGCGGCTTGAGGAACGCGGTGCCCTTGTCGAAGAACTCGCGCTGCTTGCGAACGATGCACTCCATCACCTTGACCATGGTACGGCGGCGCTGCTCGATGGTCTGGATGAGCCACTTGGCGCTCTTCAGGCGTGCGTTTATGAACTCGCGCGCCTCGTTGTCACCGTTGCGCACCTCGCGCATGAGTTCGTCGTGATAGTGCTGGCTCACGCGCAGCCGCGGCACGTTGCGGTCGTTGAGGTAGACCACGTACTTGCCGTCCACGGTCTCCACCACCAGGTCCGGGATGACGTACTTGGGATCCTCCACCACCACTTCCAGGCCCGGCTTGGGGTCGAGGGTGGCGATCTGCTTGCACTGGTCCTGGATGTCCTGCACGGAGACCTTGAGCTTGCGGGCAATCTCCATGTACTTCTTCTGCTTGAACTCGTCGAAGTGGCTGCGAATGATGATGGCGGCCAGCGAGTCGTCCTCGCCGCGGAAGCGCAGCTGCAGCAACAGGCACTCCTGCAGGTTGCGCGCGCCGACGCCGGGCGGGTCGAAGGACTGGATGAGTTCGAGGACGCGATCCACTTCCTCCAGATTGACGTCGAAGGTGTGCGCGATCTCCTCGATGGTGCAGGTGAGATAGCCGCTCTCGTCTAGCGAGCCGATGATGTAGTCGCCGATCATGAGGGTGGCGGGTTCATCGGTGGCGATGCGCAGCTGGCCCATGAGCTGGTCGGTGAACGACTGCTTGGCCACGGGAACCTTCTCGAAGAATTCCTCCTGCTGCTCTTCCTCGCCACCGGCACGCCCCAGCTCGAAGCCGGCGTTGAAATACTCGTCCCAGTCGACCTGCTCCTCGCCGGCCTCGCCACCGTCGGGTTTGCTGTCGGCTTCCTCCTGGCTGCTCTCCGACGGCTCGTCCTTGCCGTCACCGTCGGAAGCCTCCTTCTCCTCGTTTTCCTCGGTGATCTCCTCGTACTCCTCGATTTCCTCCAGCAGGGGGTTCTCCATGATCTCCTGCTTGAGCATCTGCTGGAGCTCAATGGACGGCATCTGCAGAAGCTTCAGCGCCTGCTGAAGCTTCGGCGTCATGACCAGCGTCTGCCTCTGTCTCAGGTGAAGGCCGAACTTCATGTCCATAGTGCGTGCAGACCTCTACGCTGCCTAGAGCCGGAACGAGTTCCCGAGATAGATTTCCCTTACTTCCGCGTCGCCGGCCAGATCGTCGGCCGTACCCGCCCGCTTGATGTTGCCCTCATACATGATGTAGGCACGATCGGTGATGCTCAACGTGTCGCGGACGTTGTGGTCCGTTATGAGGATCCCAAGACCCCGCTCCTTGAGCTTTCTCACGATGCCCTGCAGGTCCTGTACCGCAATGGGATCGATGCCCGCGAAGGGCTCGTCCAGCAGCATGAACTTGGGATTGGTGACGAGCGCACGCGTGATTTCCACGCGCCGCCGTTCGCCACCGGAGAGCTGGTATCCCATGCTCTTGCGGATGTGCGATATGTCCAGTTGCTCGAGCAGTTCGTCCAGCCTCCGCTTGCGATCGCTGCGCGAGTAGCGCATCGTCTCCAGCACCGCCATCAGGTTGTCCTCGACGCTCAACCCGCGGAAGATCGACGGCTCCTGCGGGAGATACCCGATACCCAGGCGCGCACGCTTGTACATGGGCGTGTGGGTGATGTCGCGCTCGTCCAGACGGATGTTCCCGTCGTTGGGGCGGATCATACCGACGATCATGTAGAAGGTCGTCGTCTTGCCGGCACCATTCGGCCCCAGCAGGCCCACCACCTCGCCACCGTTGACGTCGATGCTCACCCCGCCCACCACGCGCCGGCGGCCGTATACCTTGACCACGTTGTCCGTAGACAGGCGTGGCTGCTGTCCGGGCTGCGGCACCGGATCCAGCTCGGCGAGCTTACTGGTTGAACTTTCCATCTTCCTCGCGGACGACGGCGTGCACGTCCTTCTTGATCACAACCGAATCCAGCGTGTGGTCGCACTCCAGCC contains:
- the hprK gene encoding HPr(Ser) kinase/phosphatase produces the protein MSTTRKKTLSVKQLLDETRELLALSLVNGVEEGPIPATVTDIHRPGLALAGFMQNYLNERIQVLGETEILYLNTRTDEVRVEAVDRLFSVPLVCIIVTRQLDIPVELLKASVSHKVPVLRTSMLTTPFIHEMTKYLDDAFAETTEVHGTLVDVYGVGLLFTGRSGIGKSEIALDLVERGHRLVADDTVHVRKISDDVLTGRGNQHLRHFMEIRGIGIINVQDLFGIRSVRVQKRIEVEVLLEDWDTKKDWNRAGLDERTTEILGAQLPQVVIPLFPGKNITVISEVIAMNHMLKVYGVNAAENFNTLLIDMMKSDKQTRHYLRFDTE
- the raiA gene encoding ribosome-associated translation inhibitor RaiA; translation: MNITTTARHYDLAPALKDYAESKVFNLKKYFDHIVNVHIIFSLEKYRQRVELTLHVNGRDMIGRAESEDMYLSVDRAVDKLEEQLKRHHSKLKSRKHNRGLGEVSGEVAEAETEQPGE
- the rpoN gene encoding RNA polymerase factor sigma-54; translation: MKFGLHLRQRQTLVMTPKLQQALKLLQMPSIELQQMLKQEIMENPLLEEIEEYEEITEENEEKEASDGDGKDEPSESSQEEADSKPDGGEAGEEQVDWDEYFNAGFELGRAGGEEEQQEEFFEKVPVAKQSFTDQLMGQLRIATDEPATLMIGDYIIGSLDESGYLTCTIEEIAHTFDVNLEEVDRVLELIQSFDPPGVGARNLQECLLLQLRFRGEDDSLAAIIIRSHFDEFKQKKYMEIARKLKVSVQDIQDQCKQIATLDPKPGLEVVVEDPKYVIPDLVVETVDGKYVVYLNDRNVPRLRVSQHYHDELMREVRNGDNEAREFINARLKSAKWLIQTIEQRRRTMVKVMECIVRKQREFFDKGTAFLKPLTLQQVASEIGMHESTVSRVTTNKYVQTPRGVFELKFFFSSSLSTQDGGEVSAKSAKDHIRRIIEAESARTPLSDQKIADMLKKDGLNIARRTVAKYREQLNILPARMRKQY
- the lptB gene encoding LPS export ABC transporter ATP-binding protein is translated as MESSTSKLAELDPVPQPGQQPRLSTDNVVKVYGRRRVVGGVSIDVNGGEVVGLLGPNGAGKTTTFYMIVGMIRPNDGNIRLDERDITHTPMYKRARLGIGYLPQEPSIFRGLSVEDNLMAVLETMRYSRSDRKRRLDELLEQLDISHIRKSMGYQLSGGERRRVEITRALVTNPKFMLLDEPFAGIDPIAVQDLQGIVRKLKERGLGILITDHNVRDTLSITDRAYIMYEGNIKRAGTADDLAGDAEVREIYLGNSFRL